From Harpia harpyja isolate bHarHar1 chromosome 19, bHarHar1 primary haplotype, whole genome shotgun sequence, one genomic window encodes:
- the SLC2A8 gene encoding solute carrier family 2, facilitated glucose transporter member 8 isoform X2 has protein sequence MAAEESRCLLGHTASDCPRVQNKKLYLATFAALLGPLSFGFVLGYSSPVIPELRKISDPKLRMDSSQASWFGSVVTLGAAAGGILGGYLVDKVGRKLSLMLCSIPYVFGYVVVISAQNVWMLYFGRTLTGLASGITSLVVPVYISEVSHPKVRGMLGSCVQLMVVTGILGAYVAGVTLKWRWLAVLCSFPSCIMLLFMSFMPETPRFLLNRNKRSEAIASLRFLRGPHADHEWECRQIEAGVQEEGLNLSEFKNPSLYRPLLIGMALMFFQQVTGINAVMFYAETIFEDANFKDCRMASVVVASIQVCFTAVAALTIDKTGRKVLLYISGIIMALSTALFGLYFKMVLSNRNNSSNPDTWFTLNSASPGTESSISWLAVVSLGLFVAGFALGWGPVPWLVISEIFPLKARGILSGACVLTNWVMAFLVTKEFHDFIGFLTSSGTFWLFSAFCCLNITFTAFYVPETKGQTLEQIEAYFRRS, from the exons ATGGCTGCAGAGGAGTCTCGCTGCCTGCTGGGCCACACCGCTTCGGACTGTCCCAG GGTGCAGAACAAGAAGCTGTACCTGGCCACGTTCGCTGCTCTCCTGGGACCCCTGAGCTTTGGCTTCGTGCTAGGCTATAGCTCACCTGTTATTCCAGAGCTGAGGAAGATCAGCGATCCTAAATTAAGAATGGACAGCAGTCAAGCCTCGTGGTTTGGG TCAGTAGTAACAttaggagctgctgctggaggaataCTAGGAGGCTATCTTGTGGATAAAGTTGGGAGAAAGCTGAGTCTAATGCTGTGCTCAATACCATACGTTTTTGGATATGTAGTAGTTATATCTGCTCAGAATGTTTGGATGCTTTATTTTGGACGAACGCTGACAGGCTTAGCCAGTGGAATTACTTCGCTTGTCGTTCCA GTGTATATATCTGAAGTATCACATCCTAAAGTCCGTGGTATGCTTGGCTCTTGTGTTCAGTTGATGGTGGTGACTGGCATACTGGGAGCCTATGTTGCAG GAGTAACACTAAAATGGCGCTGGCTAGCAGTGTTGTGTTCTTTTCCATCCTGCATAATGCTGTTGTTCATGTCCTTCATGCCTGAAACACCAAGATTTCTGCTGAATCGGAACAAACGCTCAGAAGCCATAGCCTCTTTGCGCTTTCTGCGGGGACCACATGCGGACCATGAATGGGAATGTAGGCAGATTGAAGCTGGTGTTCAGGAAGAG GGACTGAATCTCTCTGAATTTAAGAACCCCTCACTCTACAGGCCACTTCTTATTGGTATGGCTCTCATGTTCTTCCAGCAAGTAACAGGCATTAATGCAGTTATGTTTTATGCAGAAACTATCTTTGAAGATGCAAACTTCAAG GACTGCAGAATGGCTTCTGTTGTTGTGGCTTCCATACAAGTATGTTTCACTGCTGTGGCTGCACTTACCATAGATAAAACTGGACGAAAAGTGCTGCTTTACATATCTG GGATAATCATGGCGCTTAGTACTGCATTGTTTGGGCTTTACTTTAAAATGGTCCTTTCAAATCGAAACAACTCATCAAATCCTGATACATGGTTCACTCTAAATTCAGCATCCCCAGGAACAGAAAGCAGCATATCCTGGCTTGCAGTAGTGAGCCTAGGGCTCTTCGTTGCTG GTTTTGCCCTTGGCTGGGGTCCTGTTCCATGGCTGGTGATATCTGAAATCTTCCCACTTAAAGCTAGAGGCATATTGAGTGGTGCTTGCGTGTTAACAAACTGGGTTATGGCCTTCTTGGTAACCAAAGAATTTCATGATTTTATA GGTTTCTTAACATCCTCTGGCACGTTCTGGCTCTTCTCTGCATTCTGCTGCCTCAATATAACTTTTACAGCCTTTTATGTTCCTGAAACAAAAGGACAGACCCTGGAACAAATTGAGGCCTACTTCAGAAGATCTTAA
- the SLC2A8 gene encoding solute carrier family 2, facilitated glucose transporter member 8 isoform X1, whose product MLCSIPYVFGYVVVISAQNVWMLYFGRTLTGLASGITSLVVPVYISEVSHPKVRGMLGSCVQLMVVTGILGAYVAGVTLKWRWLAVLCSFPSCIMLLFMSFMPETPRFLLNRNKRSEAIASLRFLRGPHADHEWECRQIEAGVQEEGLNLSEFKNPSLYRPLLIGMALMFFQQVTGINAVMFYAETIFEDANFKDCRMASVVVASIQVCFTAVAALTIDKTGRKVLLYISGIIMALSTALFGLYFKMVLSNRNNSSNPDTWFTLNSASPGTESSISWLAVVSLGLFVAGFALGWGPVPWLVISEIFPLKARGILSGACVLTNWVMAFLVTKEFHDFIGFLTSSGTFWLFSAFCCLNITFTAFYVPETKGQTLEQIEAYFRRS is encoded by the exons ATGCTGTGCTCAATACCATACGTTTTTGGATATGTAGTAGTTATATCTGCTCAGAATGTTTGGATGCTTTATTTTGGACGAACGCTGACAGGCTTAGCCAGTGGAATTACTTCGCTTGTCGTTCCA GTGTATATATCTGAAGTATCACATCCTAAAGTCCGTGGTATGCTTGGCTCTTGTGTTCAGTTGATGGTGGTGACTGGCATACTGGGAGCCTATGTTGCAG GAGTAACACTAAAATGGCGCTGGCTAGCAGTGTTGTGTTCTTTTCCATCCTGCATAATGCTGTTGTTCATGTCCTTCATGCCTGAAACACCAAGATTTCTGCTGAATCGGAACAAACGCTCAGAAGCCATAGCCTCTTTGCGCTTTCTGCGGGGACCACATGCGGACCATGAATGGGAATGTAGGCAGATTGAAGCTGGTGTTCAGGAAGAG GGACTGAATCTCTCTGAATTTAAGAACCCCTCACTCTACAGGCCACTTCTTATTGGTATGGCTCTCATGTTCTTCCAGCAAGTAACAGGCATTAATGCAGTTATGTTTTATGCAGAAACTATCTTTGAAGATGCAAACTTCAAG GACTGCAGAATGGCTTCTGTTGTTGTGGCTTCCATACAAGTATGTTTCACTGCTGTGGCTGCACTTACCATAGATAAAACTGGACGAAAAGTGCTGCTTTACATATCTG GGATAATCATGGCGCTTAGTACTGCATTGTTTGGGCTTTACTTTAAAATGGTCCTTTCAAATCGAAACAACTCATCAAATCCTGATACATGGTTCACTCTAAATTCAGCATCCCCAGGAACAGAAAGCAGCATATCCTGGCTTGCAGTAGTGAGCCTAGGGCTCTTCGTTGCTG GTTTTGCCCTTGGCTGGGGTCCTGTTCCATGGCTGGTGATATCTGAAATCTTCCCACTTAAAGCTAGAGGCATATTGAGTGGTGCTTGCGTGTTAACAAACTGGGTTATGGCCTTCTTGGTAACCAAAGAATTTCATGATTTTATA GGTTTCTTAACATCCTCTGGCACGTTCTGGCTCTTCTCTGCATTCTGCTGCCTCAATATAACTTTTACAGCCTTTTATGTTCCTGAAACAAAAGGACAGACCCTGGAACAAATTGAGGCCTACTTCAGAAGATCTTAA